From Pseudopipra pipra isolate bDixPip1 chromosome 13, bDixPip1.hap1, whole genome shotgun sequence, a single genomic window includes:
- the ATG4A gene encoding cysteine protease ATG4A, whose amino-acid sequence MEAVLSRYENQITILSDYLEEFPETDEPVWILGRQHHLNTDKSKLLLDISARLWFTYRRKFSPIGGTGPSSDAGWGCMLRCGQMMLAQALICRHLGRDWQWEKHKKQPEEYHRILRCFLDRKDCCYSIHQMAQMGVGEGKSIGEWFGPNTVAQVLKKLALFDEWNSLAVYVSMDNTVVIEDIKKMCWSPPQSSSVAHSSAHLHRSALGRNKNTAGFCTGWKPLLLIIPLRLGINHINPVYIDAFKECFKMPQSLGALGGKPNNAYYFIGFLGNELIYLDPHTTQSFVDSEENGTVDDESFHCQQAPHRMKIMNLDPSVALGFFCKEECDFDNWCSLVQKEILKQQSLRMFELVQKHPPHWPPFIPPTKPEVTTTGAELIESTDKLFELEEEFEILSV is encoded by the exons TTTTATCTAGGTATGAAAACCAGATCACTATTTTGTCAGACTACTTAGAAGAATTTCCAGAAACTGATGAGCCAGTGTGGATTCTAGGAAGGCAACACCACCTAAACACAG ACAAATCTAAGCTATTGCTGGATATAAGTGCTCGTCTCTGGTTTACGTATAGAAGAAAGTTTTCACCTATTG GAGGCACCGGTCCCTCGTCTGACGCAGGCTGGGGATGTATGCTGCGCTGTGGGCAGATGATGCTGGCCCAGGCACTGATCTGCAGACATTTAGGAAGGG atTGGCAatgggaaaaacacaaaaaacaaccagaagAATATCATAGAATCTTACGGTGCTTTCTAGATAGAAAAGATTGCTGTTATTCCATCCACCAAATGG CGCAGATGGGTGTTGGAGAGGGGAAGTCCATCGGAGAATGGTTTGGACCAAACACAGTTGCTCAAGTACTCAA GAAGCTTGCTTTATTTGATGAATGGAATTCATTAGCAGTTTATGTCTCTATGGACAATACAGTGGTCATTGAAGACATCA AGAAGATGTGCTGGTcccctccccagagcagcagcgTTGCCCACAGCAGTGCACATTTGCACAGGAGTGCTCTTGGCCGAAACAAGAACACAGCAGGATTCTGCACAGGCTGGAAGCCCCTCCTGCTCATTATACCTCTCCGCCTAGGGATAAATCACATAAATCCAGTGTACATTGATGCGTTCAAA GAATGCTTTAAGATGCCACAGTCTTTGGGAGCATTAGGAGGGAAACCCAATAACGCCTATTATTTTATAGGATTTTTAG GCAATGAGCTGATCTACTTGGACCCTCACACCACTCAGAGTTTTGTAGATTCAGAAGAAAACGGCACAGTTGATGATGAAAGCTTCCACTGCCAGCAAGCCCCACACAGAATGAAGATCATGAATTTGGACCCTTCAGTAGCTTTA GGCTTCTTTTGCAAAGAAGAATGTGACTTTGATAACTGGTGTAGTCTTGTACAAAAG GAGATTCTAAAGCAGCAGAGTCTACGGATGTTTGAGCTGGTCCAGAAGCACCCACCACACTGGCCTCCTTTCATACCTCCAACCAAGCCAGAAGTGACAACCACAGGAGCAG aactcATCGAATCTACAGACAAGCTGTTTGAATTGGAAGAAGAATTTGAAATCCTGAGCGTATGA